In one window of Tachypleus tridentatus isolate NWPU-2018 chromosome 2, ASM421037v1, whole genome shotgun sequence DNA:
- the RpS15 gene encoding ribosomal protein S15, producing MEEGEQVEVKKKRTFRKYTYRGVDLDQLLDMSTEQLMELLHSRARRRFSRGLKRKPMALIKKLRKAKKEADPLEKPEVVKTHLRDMIIVPEMVGSIVGVYNGKTFNQVEIKPEMIGHYLGEFSITYKPVKHGRPGIGATHSSRFIPLK from the exons ATGGAGGAG GGAGAACAGGTAGAGGTAAAGAAGAAACGTACTTTTAGGAAGTACACTTACCGAGGTGTTGACCTCGACCAGCTTCTTGACATGTCTAC ggAACAGTTGATGGAGCTGCTTCATAGCCGTGCAAGAAGGCGTTTCTCCAGAGGTTTAAAAAGAAAACCGATGGCACTCATTAAGAAACTTCGTAAAGCTAAAAAAGAAGCTGACCCCCTTGAGAAACCTGAAGTTGTAAAAACTCATCTTCGAGATATGATCATTGTTCCAGAAATGGTTGGATCTAttgtgggggtgtataatggaAAGACTTTCAATCAAGTTGAAATTAAG CCTGAAATGATTGGCCATTACCTGGGGGAATTTAGCATCACTTACAAGCCAGTTAAACATGGAAGACCTGGTATTGGTGCAACACATTCATCTCGATTTATTCCTCTCAAGTAA
- the LOC143239307 gene encoding uncharacterized protein C3orf38 isoform X2, which produces MGEDNTEIHNTLPSQSQLEECKSSTVSNNQLLQMAEKFSEWFYRLLNKHQVGEQPSSDCFGPHHFWPQSILHLSITERNDVMEEEILGDILVYQTLRKLVQTEELLFNPNFGSPENCCFQDSHGPVKLAVAGVVHRNNNCIGLFDSCFGLIQDPHSDDRWRIKFMSLSLRLGERLLSCTSLPSPEYSSVCLTR; this is translated from the coding sequence ATGGGTGAGGATAATACTGAAATACATAATACATTACCATCACAAAGCCAGTTAGAAGAATGTAAAAGTTCTACAGTTTCAAACAATCAATTGCTTCAAATGGCAGAAAAGTTTTCTGAATGGTTTTACAGACTCTTAAACAAACACCAAGTGGGAGAACAGCCTTCAAGTGACTGCTTTGGACCACATCATTTCTGGCCACAAAGTATATTGCATTTGTCAATCACTGAAAGAAATGACGTTATGGAAGAGGAAATTTTAGGGGATATTTTAGTGTATCAAACTCTGAGGAAACTTGTCCAAACAGAAGAATTACTGTTTAATCCAAATTTTGGATCACCGGAAAATTGTTGTTTTCAAGATTCTCACGGCCCAGTTAAGCTGGCTGTTGCAGGAGTGGTGCACCGTAATAATAACTGTATTGGACTGTTTGACAGCTGTTTTGGATTAATTCAGGACCCTCACTCTGATGATAGGTGGCGGATAAAGTTTATGTCCCTTTCTCTTCGGCTTGGAGAAAGACTTCTATCTTGTACATCTCTTCCTTCTCCAGAATATTCTTCTGTTTGCCTTACAAGATAA
- the LOC143239307 gene encoding uncharacterized protein C3orf38 isoform X1 translates to MSEGVSVNPDGEKRHFIQACLNYWNSEIVPEDLDSEMGEDNTEIHNTLPSQSQLEECKSSTVSNNQLLQMAEKFSEWFYRLLNKHQVGEQPSSDCFGPHHFWPQSILHLSITERNDVMEEEILGDILVYQTLRKLVQTEELLFNPNFGSPENCCFQDSHGPVKLAVAGVVHRNNNCIGLFDSCFGLIQDPHSDDRWRIKFMSLSLRLGERLLSCTSLPSPEYSSVCLTR, encoded by the exons ATGTCCGAGGGCGTAAGTGTCAACCCAGATGGAGAGAAACGACATTTCATTCAAGCATGCCTGAATTATTGGAACTCTGAAATTGTACCAGAG GACCTGGATTCAGAAATGGGTGAGGATAATACTGAAATACATAATACATTACCATCACAAAGCCAGTTAGAAGAATGTAAAAGTTCTACAGTTTCAAACAATCAATTGCTTCAAATGGCAGAAAAGTTTTCTGAATGGTTTTACAGACTCTTAAACAAACACCAAGTGGGAGAACAGCCTTCAAGTGACTGCTTTGGACCACATCATTTCTGGCCACAAAGTATATTGCATTTGTCAATCACTGAAAGAAATGACGTTATGGAAGAGGAAATTTTAGGGGATATTTTAGTGTATCAAACTCTGAGGAAACTTGTCCAAACAGAAGAATTACTGTTTAATCCAAATTTTGGATCACCGGAAAATTGTTGTTTTCAAGATTCTCACGGCCCAGTTAAGCTGGCTGTTGCAGGAGTGGTGCACCGTAATAATAACTGTATTGGACTGTTTGACAGCTGTTTTGGATTAATTCAGGACCCTCACTCTGATGATAGGTGGCGGATAAAGTTTATGTCCCTTTCTCTTCGGCTTGGAGAAAGACTTCTATCTTGTACATCTCTTCCTTCTCCAGAATATTCTTCTGTTTGCCTTACAAGATAA